The DNA window gtttttttgggcgaaaaacttttagtctccgattcgatttgtatgacccttttctgaccaactggacccccaggaactcagaaaacgcagcgaaaacagcgtgggatcagcAGGATAGAAATCACGAatgaaaaagcacctgccgaaaaatgtcgaaatcacaggttttcgttttttggttgtaacttttgatgcgttgatcgcagcgtattgggactgcgcccaatcgatttctctcgcaaaattacgtcggaatagtgcgtgaaagaatttatttcagcacttttcaaaatcgcaaaaattttcgccaaaaatacaaaggggtaagccttgctgtttttttgggcgaaaaacttttagtctccgattcgatttgtatgacccttttctgaccaactggacccccaggaactcagaaaacgcagcgaaaacagcgtgggatcagcAGGATAGAAATCACGAatgaaaaagcacctgccgaaaaatgtcgaaatcacaggttttcgttttttggttgtaacttttgatgcgttgatcgcagcgtattgggactgcgcccaatcgatttctctcgcaaaattacgtcggaatagtgcgtgaaagaatttatttcagcacttttcaaaatcgcaaaaattttcgccaaaaatacaaaggggtaagccttgctgtttttttgggcgaaaaacttttagtctccgattcgatttgtatgacccttttctgaccaactggacccccaggaactcagaaaacgcagcgaaaacagcgtgggatcagcAGGATAGAAATCACGAatgaaaaagcacctgctgaaaaatgtcgaaatcacaggttttcgttttttggctgtaacttttgatgcgttgatcgcagcgtagtgggattgcgcccaatcgatttctctcgcaaaattacgtcggaatagtgcgtgaaagaatttatttcagcacttttcaaaatcgcgaaaattttcgccaaaaatacaaaggggtaagccttgctgtttttttgggcgaaaaacttttagtctccgattcgatttgtatgacccttttctgaccaactggacccccaggaactcagaaaacgcagcgaaaacagcgtgggatcagcAGGATAGAAATCACGAatgaaaaagcacctgctgaaaaatgtcgaaatcacaggttttcgttttttggctgtaacttttgatgcgttgatcgcagcgtagtgggattgcgcccaatcgatttctctcgcaaaattacgtcggaatagtgcgtgaaagaatttatttcagcacttttcaaaatcgcgaaaattttcgccaaaaatacaaaggggtaagccttgctgtttttttgggcgaaaaacttttagtctccgattcgatttgtatgacccttttctgaccaactggacccccaggaactcagaaaacgcagcgaaaacagcgtgggatcagcAGGATAGAAATCACGAatgaaaaagcacctgctgaaaaatgtcgaaatcacaggttttcgttttttggctgtaacttttgatgcgttgatcgcagcgtattgggactgcgcccaatcgatttctctcgcaaaattacgtcggaatagtgcgtgaaagaatttatttcagcacttttcaaaatcgcgaaaattttcgccaaaaatacaaaggggtaagccttgctgtttttttgggcgaaaaacttttagtctccgattcgatttgtatgacccttttctgaccaactggacccccaggaactcagaaaacgcagcgaaaacagcgtgggatcagcAGGATAGAAATCACGAatgaaaaagcacctgctgaaaaatgtcgaaatcacaggttttcgttttttggctgtaacttttgatgcgttgatcgcagcgtattgggattgcgcccaatcgatttctctcgcaaaattacgtcggaatagtgcgtgaaagaatttatttcagcacttttcaaaatcgcgaaaattttcgccaaaaatacaaaggggtaagccttgctgttttttcgggcgaaaaacttttagtctccgattcgatttgtatgacccttttctgaccaactggacccccaggaactcagaaaacgcagcgaaaacagcgtgggatcagcAGGATAGAAATCACGAatgaaaaagcacctgctgaaaaatgtcgaaatcacaggttttcgttttttggctgtaacttttgatgcgttgatcgcagcgtattgggactgcgcccaatcgatttctctcgcaaaattacgtcggaatagtgcgtgaaagaatttatttcagcacttttcaaaatcgcgaaaattttcgccaaaaatacaaaggggtaagccttgctgtttttttgggcgaaaaacttttagtctccgattcgatttgtatgacccttttctgaccaactggacccccaggaactcagaaaacgcagcgaaaacagcgtgggatcagcAGGATAGAAATCACGAatgaaaaagcacctgctgaaaaatgtcgaaatcacaggttttcgttttttggctgtaacttttgatgcgttgatcgcagcgtattgggattgcgcccaatcgatttctctcgcaaaattacgtcggaatagtgcgtgaaagaatttatttcagcacttttcaaaatcgcgaaaattttcgccaaaaatacaaaggggtaagccttgctgtttttttgggcgaaaaacttttagtctccgattcgatttgtatgacccttttctgaccaactggacccccaggaactcagaaaacgcagcgaaaacagcgtgggatcagcAGGATAGAAATCACGAatgaaaaagcacctgctgaaaaatgtcgaaatcacaggttttcgttttttggctgtaacttttgatgcgttgatcgcagcgtattgggactgcgcccaatcgatttctctcgcaaaattacgtcggaatagtgcgtgaaagaatttatttcagcacttttcaaaatcgcgaaaattttcgccaaaaatacaaaggggtaagccttgctgtttttttgggtgaaaaacttttagtctccgattcgatttgtatgacccttttctgaccaactggacccccaggaactcagaaaacgcagcgaaaacagcgtgggatcagcAGGATAGAAATCACGAatgaaaaagcacctgctgaaaaatgtcgaaatcacaggttttcgttttttggctgtaacttttgatgcgttgatcgcagcgtattgggactgcgcccaatcgatttctctcgcaaaattacgtcggaatagtgcgtgaaagaatttatttcagcacttttcaaaatcgcgaaaattttcgccaaaaatacaaaggggtagtgctgtttttttgggcgaaaaacttttagtctccgattcgatttgtatgacccttttctgaccaactggacccccaggaactcagaaaacgcagagaaaacagcgtgggatcagcAGGATAGAAATCACGAatgaaaaagcacctgctgaaaaatgtcgaaatcacaggttttcgttttttggctgtaacttttgatgcgttgatcgcagcgtattgggactgcgtccaatcgatttctctcgaaacaatatttttatgtactTCACCTAATAGTTTATTTCAGTATTATTCAAAATCCTCCAAACTTCGACTGACAAACTCCAAGAATCTCACTCATTTGCTCTCCGTAAAGAGGggggaattttttaatactagAATTGATTTTCATCCCTGTATACAGCAACGAAACGACAAAATTGAGTACGTCGATAAAAGAAATCCACTCCAATTAAAACGAATGGAAAAGTCTTACGCCCGTTTTCTCCGACAAAGTTTAAACGGCGTTCAATTTTGTTAGTATAGTTTGGCGATAGGCTGAACTTAGTTTAAACTTCGATTAACGTCGGACGAATTCGAGCTTATACACTAATTCTTTTGAATTCAGAGAAGCACATTATGAAACATGCTCTGCGCCTGACCATCTAAACTCCATCTAGGCGGATGCGTGGTTGGAATCGTGTTCACAACAGCTGGTTTCCCCATGCTGTTTCACGGCTTTATCGGTGTACGTGCGATGGCCGATGATCGAGCGGTAGTTGGAGGGGAAACTCGACTGGATATTAGCGTTCTCACTTGCTGGCCGTCGTCGCGTCGTTGTAAAGTTTCCACCGTTAGCGGCCTGGCAGGCAATCGTGTGTGTGAAATCGCGTTTACTCGAGCCGAGCCCAGGATTCGTTCGCAATCGCAATGCTGCGGTTTCAATTGTTGTCCCGGTAATATCGCTGCCTCGAATAATAGTGCTTGCGTCGATGACTGGTGATCCAGCTGTGTGAGATTAATAACAGAGTCATCGCCTGTCGAAGTATCGCCAATATGTGGAGTCCGACGCACGTTCAAGTGACAGGTAGGTCAGGCAAACGCGTTTCATGTTTATCATCGCATTTACCGTAATGATAATTCACAccgttatatatacatatctccACTGTCAGTTATCTGttatgtaaaattgaatttcgaatgTATTATCGCAACGCACAATTACGCCGCGTTCCAAGAATGCGCCGTTCTGCCTGCCGTCACCGTTTAACGGTATTCGACTTGTTAGTTAACTCcttcgtttatttattattgaatgGAAATATTGTCGTACACCGCCGCTTGTGCATCATCACTCTCGATCATTTATGCGTTCAATTGTTTTACGATTACACGTCTGCGTGTAACGTTTCTAAGCTTTACTTCCTGAACGCACCTCGGGATCTCTACGATTAAATATACGTCGAGTTATTCTTGTGTGCTGCATTCCTAACTCATCCGAATACCGTAGGCACGATAATGTAGGTCGAGCAAAATTACTAACATCTAAATTCTTGCTTAGTATAAATGGTgataatattgtaaaatttaaacGCTCCTTATCACATCTCCTATTACCCGTATTATAATCTCTTATTAACTCtatgtttattttatatttcacagTCCAGAGAGCCAAAGGATTACTCACTAAAGGAAAAAACAGTAAGACTGCGCTATCTTTATTTcacattcatttttatctcatgctttattttcaaatatttgttttttttttttataattatattttgctACTGAAGTCATCCCCACacctttattattataatcgtaaTGACTGTTAGTTGTTCATTACCATACAAGGTATTTTCATTGGAAACCTCAATGTGTATAACTATACACATGCAtgaatacatatgtatactttAATTAGATTACCAATTGCCTGTAACACGAGCGGAGCATAAGGCACCATGTCTGACCCCACAATTAACCCTGTTGTGTAGTTGAATAACCATcatttgataaattgttcAGAAACCAACGACTGCTTCGTGACTATTGCGCTTGGAAAGGAAAAGTACCAGACTTCGGTGAAGGAGAAGGTACCAGATAACGTAGAATGGCACGAAGAATGCGAACTCCAAATACCCCAGCAGGGCAACACGGCCGAAGTTGTCCTCACAGTGCTACACAGAAACTTTTTAGGAGTAGACGAATTTCTTGGTATGGTCAACATACCACTTTCGACTTTTGACGTTTACGAAAGACCGAAAAATAGATGGTGTGTATTTGCACAATCTTATGCCCACAAGAAAATAGACTTACACTGTATGAAATCTAGTCGTTCTTTGTAACGAGGCGCTAAGTTTAACTTTGACTTTTAGGTATGTTCTTAACACAAAGCCAGGtaaagaaaatacaaaggaGAGAGGTGAATTGGAGGTAAAAATCGGTTTTATAGTGAAAGCAGGAAGTCTGATGGATCTGAGTAAGAAGGAAAGGCACAAAAGTTCCCTTGGCCAATTGTCTTCGGCCGCTCACTCGATCGGTGGTAGTTTGCTGAGTATTGGAAGTTTGGAGAAACGCAAGGGATTGAAAAAGCTAGCGAAATCAATCGGCAACAAAGTAAAAGGAAAGAGCAAGTCAAAGCTTGACCAAAACGGGTTAGATGAAAGGGAAGAACATGAAATACGACCATCCAAACAGGAACCTGGAGAAGCAGATCCTGGTGTGATAAGCGAAGACGAGGACGAATTCACGGTAATAAAGACTGCATCTTTTGTTTCACacattcatcaattttttcgaactGTTTAATTGAATCATGAATATCTCTTATGTTCCCAGTTCGACGATTTGTCCCACAAAAGTTCTGCATCGTCTCTGAATGCTCCTAACAATGGCGCACCTAGCGAGCCACAAACAACACCTCCAATTACGGCAGTGTCAGCGCCAAACAAACCGCCCCGCTACACTGCACCAGCTCAGCCTCCTCCATTTCCTCAAAATACGAATGAGGATGAATGGGGTCAGAAATTGTATGGAAAGCACGGAAGCAGTACGCTGAAAaggtaaatatttaaatcttGATCAATATTCTTTCGTCAGTCAAGTATTtgtgaatattgaaattttttttaaatttatatctcaTCACAGATGGGAAGAAAAAACTAAACCAAAGATACAAATCGACGAGCCAAGAGAAGAGAGGGAAGATATATCCTCTAACATTTTCAAAGCCAAGGAGTTTACTGAGCCTCCATCTCCTGCGCCAAGGGACATTTTTATAACTACAAAAAATACCAAGGAAGAAAAACTGCCAGTTACCAAATCgcaaaaagatgaaaaactGGTGTTAAATACAAAGAATTTGAAGGATGACAAGTCTCAAGCCCGAAGTCCGAAGGAGGAAAAACATTCtaagaaagataaaaagaaagataagGAACAGAAGAACAAAGACTCGAACGACTGCGGACTCTCATCAGAGAGAATCATTATCGGTGGTGAAGATTCTGTAAGAAATCTTGCCCCGAAAAGCCGATTATCTAACGAGATATTGAGCCAATTCGACGGAAAATCTCGAGAGGTatgctaaaaaaatttttctccaattaaatgattaaattga is part of the Neodiprion virginianus isolate iyNeoVirg1 chromosome 5, iyNeoVirg1.1, whole genome shotgun sequence genome and encodes:
- the LOC124304505 gene encoding rab11 family-interacting protein 2, translated to MWSPTHVQVTVQRAKGLLTKGKNKTNDCFVTIALGKEKYQTSVKEKVPDNVEWHEECELQIPQQGNTAEVVLTVLHRNFLGVDEFLGMVNIPLSTFDVYERPKNRWYVLNTKPGKENTKERGELEVKIGFIVKAGSLMDLSKKERHKSSLGQLSSAAHSIGGSLLSIGSLEKRKGLKKLAKSIGNKVKGKSKSKLDQNGLDEREEHEIRPSKQEPGEADPGVISEDEDEFTFDDLSHKSSASSLNAPNNGAPSEPQTTPPITAVSAPNKPPRYTAPAQPPPFPQNTNEDEWGQKLYGKHGSSTLKRWEEKTKPKIQIDEPREEREDISSNIFKAKEFTEPPSPAPRDIFITTKNTKEEKLPVTKSQKDEKLVLNTKNLKDDKSQARSPKEEKHSKKDKKKDKEQKNKDSNDCGLSSERIIIGGEDSVRNLAPKSRLSNEILSQFDGKSREDLIELTLQLQREVADKKKRLGDLEDYIDSLLLRVIESSPRLLQNPYQSQRRLSSPGHQ